The Achromobacter pestifer genome includes a region encoding these proteins:
- a CDS encoding cupin domain-containing protein, translating into MNLDHPLSLLGNQSPNDFMRRYWQRKPLLIRQAIPGFKPPVTIAAIKKLARRDDVESRLIWRENGEWQMENGPFARLPKDNEGDWTLLVQSVDLHSDAASELMQLFRFIPDARLDDVMISIASHGGGVGPHFDSYDVFLLQAAGEREWRYGRQKDLSLEPDLPLKILSRFEPEQTAVLAPGDMLYLPPQAAHDGVAVGDGCMTISIGFRAPTQATLARGLLEAAADQVMARVGLLGGPYGEPALPGPKLSAVYRDPGQPAVDTPAALPDALVAATLDTVEKLRFDDALASRFLGCWLTEPSNLSVFDAPEGLDVDLEEDWPAAGRLVLDRRSRMLYRDKQLFINGETAMVPADAALRTLADGRSLDCSDPSCARLTDDARSCLADWLDSGWIRYVAP; encoded by the coding sequence ATGAACCTCGACCATCCCTTGTCCCTGCTGGGCAACCAGAGCCCGAACGACTTCATGCGCCGCTACTGGCAGCGCAAGCCCCTCTTGATCCGCCAGGCCATCCCCGGTTTCAAGCCCCCGGTCACGATCGCCGCCATCAAGAAGCTGGCGCGCCGCGATGACGTGGAATCGCGCCTGATCTGGCGCGAGAACGGCGAATGGCAGATGGAGAACGGCCCGTTCGCGCGCCTGCCCAAGGACAACGAAGGCGACTGGACCCTGCTGGTGCAAAGCGTGGACCTGCACAGCGACGCCGCGTCCGAACTGATGCAGCTGTTCCGCTTCATCCCCGACGCGCGGCTGGACGACGTGATGATCAGCATCGCCAGCCATGGCGGCGGCGTGGGTCCGCACTTCGACAGCTACGACGTGTTCCTGCTGCAAGCTGCGGGCGAGCGCGAATGGCGCTATGGGCGCCAGAAGGACTTGTCGCTGGAACCGGACCTGCCGCTGAAGATCCTGAGCCGCTTCGAACCCGAACAGACCGCCGTGCTGGCCCCCGGCGACATGCTCTACCTGCCGCCCCAGGCCGCGCACGACGGCGTCGCCGTGGGCGACGGCTGCATGACCATCTCCATCGGCTTTCGCGCGCCCACGCAGGCGACGCTGGCGCGCGGGCTGCTCGAAGCGGCCGCGGACCAGGTCATGGCGCGCGTCGGCCTCCTGGGCGGTCCTTATGGCGAACCCGCCCTGCCCGGTCCGAAGCTGTCGGCCGTCTATCGCGACCCCGGCCAGCCCGCGGTCGACACGCCCGCCGCCCTGCCCGACGCGCTGGTGGCCGCCACGCTGGACACCGTGGAAAAGCTGCGCTTCGACGATGCGCTGGCCTCGCGCTTCCTGGGCTGCTGGCTGACCGAGCCCAGCAATCTCAGCGTGTTCGACGCGCCCGAAGGCCTGGACGTGGACCTGGAAGAAGACTGGCCGGCCGCGGGCCGGCTGGTGCTGGACCGCCGCAGCCGCATGCTCTATCGCGACAAGCAGCTCTTCATCAACGGTGAAACGGCCATGGTGCCCGCGGATGCGGCCCTGCGTACGCTGGCGGATGGGCGCAGCCTGGATTGTTCAGATCCGTCCTGCGCCCGCCTGACCGACGACGCGCGCTCTTGCCTGGCGGACTGGCTCGATTCCGGCTGGATCCGCTACGTCGCGCCGTAG
- the dapA gene encoding 4-hydroxy-tetrahydrodipicolinate synthase, translating to MASPAIAAGVNFQGSMVALVTPMQPDGSLDYAAYRSLIDWHIQEGTDALVVVGTTGESPTVSMEEHAELIRVAVEHAAGRIPVIAGVGANSTDEAIHLTRHAKAVGAQAGLSVVPYYNKPSQEGLYRHFRTIAEAVDLPTILYNVPGRTVADMSNETVLRLAQVPGIIGIKDATGDIARGGLLLREAPASFQVFSGDDPTAAALILLGARGNISVTANVAPKLMRELCAAALAGNVPKVRELNAYLARLNKALFVEANPIPVKWALAEMGRSALGYRLPLVELGSQHHATVRAALQETGLL from the coding sequence ATGGCATCCCCTGCAATCGCCGCAGGCGTTAATTTCCAAGGCAGCATGGTGGCCCTGGTCACCCCGATGCAGCCCGACGGCAGCCTGGATTACGCTGCCTACCGGTCGCTGATCGACTGGCATATCCAGGAAGGCACCGACGCGCTGGTGGTGGTCGGTACCACCGGGGAGTCGCCCACGGTCTCCATGGAAGAACATGCGGAGCTGATCCGCGTTGCCGTCGAACACGCTGCGGGCCGCATTCCGGTCATCGCCGGCGTCGGCGCCAATTCCACCGACGAAGCCATCCACCTGACGCGCCACGCCAAGGCCGTGGGCGCGCAGGCCGGCCTGTCGGTCGTTCCTTATTACAACAAACCCTCGCAAGAAGGTTTGTACCGTCACTTCCGCACCATCGCGGAAGCCGTCGATCTGCCCACCATCCTGTACAACGTGCCGGGCCGTACCGTTGCCGACATGAGCAACGAAACGGTCCTGCGCCTGGCGCAGGTGCCGGGCATCATCGGCATCAAGGACGCCACGGGCGACATCGCCCGCGGCGGCCTGTTGCTGCGCGAAGCGCCGGCCAGTTTCCAGGTCTTCAGCGGCGATGACCCCACCGCCGCCGCCCTGATCCTGCTGGGCGCGCGCGGCAATATTTCCGTAACCGCCAACGTGGCGCCCAAGCTCATGCGCGAGCTCTGTGCCGCCGCCCTGGCTGGCAATGTGCCCAAGGTACGTGAACTTAATGCGTACCTGGCGCGTCTGAACAAGGCTTTGTTCGTTGAAGCCAACCCCATCCCTGTCAAGTGGGCGTTGGCCGAAATGGGCCGCAGCGCACTGGGTTACCGGCTGCCGCTGGTTGAACTGGGATCGCAGCACCACGCGACCGTGCGTGCCGCGCTCCAGGAAACGGGCCTGCTCTAA
- a CDS encoding endopeptidase, producing the protein MMSKTLIIASVLAVALSACNKKEDAPAPATTPAPGASTPAPSTTPPATSPAPAPTPNTTPGGGSTTPGGSTTPAS; encoded by the coding sequence ATGATGAGCAAAACCTTGATTATTGCTTCGGTGCTGGCCGTCGCGCTGAGCGCCTGCAACAAGAAGGAAGATGCCCCGGCGCCCGCGACCACCCCCGCTCCGGGCGCAAGCACGCCCGCCCCTTCCACGACGCCCCCGGCCACCTCGCCGGCTCCGGCGCCCACGCCCAACACCACGCCTGGCGGCGGTTCGACCACCCCGGGCGGCTCGACCACGCCCGCGTCCTAA
- the ypfJ gene encoding KPN_02809 family neutral zinc metallopeptidase has product MRLDDSRESDNVEDRRSSGPRIGGRGTIGIGTIVLALVAMYFGVDPSVVLQMAEGPPVQQQEGPATRPPANDKQAIFVSKVLGETEDTWSAIFQKDLNRQYVAPKLVLFRGATPTACGTGQSAMGPFYCPGDSKVYIDLAFFDELQNRFKAPGDFAQAYVIAHEVGHHVQHLLGISDQVDNLRRRNPSQANALSVRMELQADCFAGLWAQRANAARNILESGDVEEALGAATAIGDDRLQKQSQGYAVPDSFTHGSSAQRVRWFKRGLESGSIKQCDTFGATSL; this is encoded by the coding sequence ATGCGCCTTGATGACTCGCGCGAAAGCGACAATGTGGAAGACCGCCGTTCCAGCGGTCCACGTATCGGCGGCCGCGGCACCATCGGCATAGGCACGATCGTGCTTGCCCTGGTCGCCATGTATTTCGGCGTGGACCCCAGCGTGGTCCTGCAGATGGCCGAAGGCCCGCCCGTGCAACAGCAAGAGGGACCGGCCACGCGTCCACCCGCCAACGATAAGCAGGCCATCTTCGTCTCGAAGGTGCTGGGCGAGACCGAAGACACCTGGAGCGCCATCTTCCAGAAGGACCTGAACCGCCAATATGTGGCGCCCAAGCTGGTGCTGTTCCGCGGCGCCACGCCGACGGCCTGCGGCACCGGGCAGTCGGCCATGGGCCCGTTCTACTGTCCGGGCGACAGCAAGGTGTACATCGACCTGGCCTTCTTCGACGAACTGCAGAACCGCTTCAAGGCGCCCGGCGATTTTGCCCAGGCCTATGTGATCGCCCATGAGGTCGGACATCATGTCCAGCACCTGCTCGGCATCTCGGACCAGGTCGACAATCTACGCCGCCGCAATCCGTCCCAGGCCAATGCCTTGTCGGTGCGCATGGAACTGCAGGCCGATTGTTTTGCGGGCTTGTGGGCGCAACGCGCCAACGCGGCGCGCAACATTCTCGAAAGCGGCGACGTGGAAGAGGCGCTGGGCGCCGCCACCGCGATCGGCGACGACCGCCTGCAAAAGCAAAGTCAGGGCTATGCGGTGCCCGATTCCTTCACCCACGGCTCGTCGGCCCAGCGCGTGCGCTGGTTCAAGCGCGGGCTGGAGAGCGGCAGCATCAAGCAATGCGACACATTCGGCGCCACTTCGCTGTAG
- the bamC gene encoding outer membrane protein assembly factor BamC — protein MNKRHAGLSALMSLVLLAGCSEVNQFLGNEESVNYKSAVTQRGEPLSIPPDLTQANSDPRYRAPASGSTTYSQFQQQGQAQATQPKTSNVLPGRQDMRVERDGDLRWLVVDRPPEDIFPRLVDFWTENGFTVASNNPGAGLIETDWAENRAKIPESWLRQALGMVLESAWDSGEREKFRTRVERVNGHTEIYVSHRQMLEKRVGGDGMQVQWQNGKEDPGLNAAMLARMMVYLGSDVDNARKLVQQAEAAPQKPAVQQDVRAQGASLIVSESYDRAWRRVGVALDGGGFAVDDRDRSAGDYFVRYVDTDTGEKIEQPGFFSRMFSGDKKAEAPQYRIHLAATGDQTTVTVLDANGARDNSATAQRLLSVLKDKM, from the coding sequence ATGAACAAGCGTCATGCCGGTTTGTCGGCATTGATGTCTCTGGTGTTGTTGGCCGGTTGCAGCGAGGTCAATCAATTCCTGGGCAATGAAGAGTCCGTCAATTACAAGAGCGCAGTCACCCAGCGCGGAGAGCCGCTCAGCATCCCGCCCGACCTGACCCAGGCCAATAGCGACCCGCGTTATCGCGCGCCGGCTTCGGGCTCGACTACCTATTCGCAGTTCCAGCAGCAGGGCCAGGCCCAGGCCACCCAGCCCAAGACCAGCAACGTGCTGCCCGGCCGCCAGGACATGCGCGTCGAGCGCGACGGCGACCTGCGCTGGTTGGTGGTGGACCGCCCGCCGGAAGATATCTTCCCGCGGCTGGTCGACTTCTGGACCGAAAACGGCTTCACCGTGGCCAGCAACAATCCTGGCGCCGGCTTGATCGAAACCGATTGGGCGGAAAACCGCGCCAAGATTCCGGAAAGCTGGCTGCGCCAGGCGCTCGGCATGGTTCTGGAATCGGCCTGGGATAGCGGCGAGCGCGAGAAATTCCGCACGCGCGTCGAACGCGTCAACGGCCACACCGAGATCTACGTCAGCCACCGCCAGATGCTTGAAAAGCGCGTGGGCGGCGACGGCATGCAGGTGCAATGGCAGAACGGCAAGGAAGATCCGGGCCTGAACGCCGCCATGCTGGCCCGCATGATGGTCTACCTGGGTTCCGACGTCGACAACGCCCGCAAGCTGGTGCAGCAGGCCGAGGCCGCGCCGCAGAAGCCCGCGGTGCAGCAGGATGTGCGCGCGCAGGGCGCTTCGCTCATCGTCAGCGAATCGTACGACCGCGCATGGCGCCGTGTCGGCGTGGCGTTGGACGGCGGCGGCTTCGCCGTGGACGACCGGGACCGCTCCGCTGGCGACTACTTCGTCCGCTACGTCGATACCGACACGGGCGAGAAGATCGAACAGCCGGGCTTCTTCAGCCGCATGTTCTCGGGCGACAAGAAGGCCGAGGCGCCGCAGTACCGCATCCACCTGGCCGCCACCGGCGACCAGACCACGGTGACGGTGCTGGACGCCAATGGCGCGCGCGACAACAGCGCCACCGCCCAGCGTCTGCTGAGTGTGCTGAAGGACAAGATGTAA
- a CDS encoding site-2 protease family protein, with the protein MNDIIQTIAVYAIPVIFAITLHEAAHGFVARMFGDPTAYQAGRISLNPARHIDPIGTLLVPVAILLASKLLGSPGMLFGWAKPVPVDFSRLRRPKQDMLWVALAGPAANLLMAVMWAFSLRIFLESGLQESFWFEMAVAGVNVNLVLMALNLLPILPLDGGRILFSLLPNRLAWQYSKIEPYGLVIVVILLVTDVLWLLMRPVLSLGTTIVQWFL; encoded by the coding sequence ATGAATGACATCATCCAAACCATTGCGGTCTACGCGATACCGGTCATCTTCGCCATCACCCTGCACGAAGCCGCGCACGGCTTTGTCGCGCGCATGTTCGGGGATCCCACGGCCTATCAGGCCGGGCGTATCAGTCTGAATCCTGCGCGGCATATCGATCCGATCGGCACGCTGCTGGTGCCGGTGGCGATCCTGCTGGCCTCCAAGCTGCTGGGCAGCCCGGGCATGCTGTTCGGCTGGGCCAAGCCCGTGCCAGTGGATTTCAGCCGCTTGCGGCGTCCCAAGCAGGACATGCTGTGGGTGGCGCTGGCAGGTCCCGCCGCCAACCTGCTCATGGCGGTCATGTGGGCGTTTTCGCTGCGCATCTTCCTGGAGTCCGGCCTGCAGGAATCGTTCTGGTTCGAAATGGCCGTGGCCGGCGTGAACGTCAATCTGGTGCTCATGGCCCTGAATCTGCTGCCCATCCTGCCGCTGGACGGGGGACGCATCCTCTTCAGCCTGCTGCCCAACCGCCTGGCCTGGCAATACTCGAAAATCGAGCCGTACGGCCTGGTGATCGTCGTCATCCTCTTGGTGACGGATGTGCTCTGGCTCTTGATGCGGCCGGTACTCTCCCTGGGGACGACCATCGTCCAGTGGTTTCTGTAG
- a CDS encoding L-threonylcarbamoyladenylate synthase, producing MALYFSIHPANPQPRLLKQAAQWLADGGLVAVPTDSSYAVVARLDDKNAADGLRRLRGLDERHHLTLLCRDLAEIGHFARVDNRQYRLLKAATPGPWTFILEATKEVPRRVSHPSRKTIGIRVPDHPVMLGLLEQVGAPLLSTTLIPKDATDALNDAEEIRERYDHDLAAIIDAGACPQSPTTVIDLTSEEPVVVRVGRGDPATLGLA from the coding sequence ATGGCCCTGTATTTCTCCATCCATCCCGCGAATCCGCAACCGCGCCTGCTCAAGCAGGCGGCCCAATGGCTTGCCGACGGGGGATTGGTCGCGGTACCCACCGATTCGAGCTATGCCGTGGTCGCGCGGCTGGACGACAAGAACGCCGCCGACGGGCTGCGCCGCCTGCGGGGCCTGGACGAACGCCATCATCTCACGCTGCTGTGCCGCGACCTGGCCGAAATCGGCCACTTCGCGCGCGTCGACAACCGCCAGTACCGCCTGCTGAAGGCCGCGACGCCGGGGCCCTGGACCTTCATCCTCGAAGCCACCAAGGAAGTGCCGCGCCGCGTGTCACATCCATCGCGCAAGACCATAGGCATCCGCGTGCCGGATCATCCGGTCATGCTGGGCCTGCTGGAGCAGGTGGGGGCGCCCCTGCTGTCCACCACGCTCATCCCCAAGGACGCGACCGACGCGTTGAACGACGCGGAAGAAATCCGCGAACGCTACGACCACGACTTGGCGGCGATCATCGATGCGGGCGCCTGCCCGCAATCGCCCACCACCGTGATCGACCTCACCAGCGAAGAGCCGGTGGTGGTGCGTGTCGGACGCGGCGATCCTGCCACCCTCGGTCTTGCCTGA